One part of the Glycine max cultivar Williams 82 chromosome 14, Glycine_max_v4.0, whole genome shotgun sequence genome encodes these proteins:
- the LOC100810095 gene encoding probable inactive receptor kinase At4g23740, whose product MAKMLGLLFMIGAMLFGVGAEPVEDKQALLDFLQSINHSHYLNWNKSTSVCKRWIGVICNNDQSQVIALHLTRTGLSGPIPPNTLSRLLALETVSLASNSITGSFPTGFSQLKNLTYLYLQSNNFSGPLPSDFSVWKNLSIANLSNNSFNGSIPFSLSNLTHLTSLVLVNNSLSGEVPDLNIPTLQELNLASNNLSGVVPKSLERFPSGAFSGNNLVSSHALPPSFAVQTPNPHPTRKKSKGLREPALLGIIIGGCVLGVAVIATFAIVCCYEKGGADGQQVKSQKIEVSRKKEGSESREKNKIVFFEGCNLAFDLEDLLRASAEVLGKGTFGTVYKAALEDATTVAVKRLKDVTVGKREFEQQMEMVGCIRHDNVASLRAYYYSKEEKLMVYDYYEQGSVSSMLHGKRGGGRISLDWDSRLKITIGVARGIAHIHAQHGGKLVHGNIKASNIFLNSQGYGCLSDIGLATLMNPALRATGYRAPEATDTRKTLPASDVYSFGVLLLELLTGRSPLHAKGGDEVVQLVRWVNSVVREEWTAEVFDVDLQRYPNIEEEMVEMLQIGMACVVRTPDQRPKIGEVVRMVEEIRRLINTENRSSTESRSEGSTPIPHAIETPSTSFAH is encoded by the exons ATGGCCAAGATGCTGGGCCTCTTGTTCATGATTGGAGCAATGTTGTTTGGTGTTGGAGCTGAACCAGTTGAAGATAAACAAGCATTGCTTGATTTCCTTCAAAGCATTAACCACTCTCATTATCTCAACTGGAATAAGAGCACTTCTGTTTGCAAAAGGTGGATAGGAGTGATCTGCAACAATGACCAATCACAAGTAATAGCTCTTCATTTGACCAGAACTGGATTGAGTGGTCCAATTCCTCCCAACACTCTTAGCCGTCTCTTGGCACTGGAAACTGTGAGTCTTGCATCAAATAGCATAACTGGTTCTTTCCCTACTGGTTTTTCTCAGCTAAAGAATTTGACCTATCTCTATCTCCAATCCAACAATTTTTCTGGTCCATTGCCATCAGACTTTTCAGTTTGGAAGAATCTTAGTATTGCCAATTTATCCAACAATTCTTTCAATGGGAGCATCCCATTCTCACTCTCAAATTTGACTCATCTCACTTCTTTAGTCCTAGTCAACAACTCTCTTTCAGGTGAAGTTCCTGATCTCAATATCCCTACCCTGCAAGAGCTAAATTTAGCCAGCAATAACCTTAGTGGGGTTGTGCCTAAATCCCTTGAGAGATTTCCAAGTGGGGCATTTTCTGGTAACAATCTTGTTTCTTCACATGCACTTCCTCCTTCTTTTGCTGTTCAAACCCCAAATCCTCATCCAACAAGGAAAAAATCCAAAGGGCTTAGGGAACCAGCATTGTTGGGAATCATCATTGGTGGTTGTGTGCTGGGAGTTGCAGTGATAGCAACTTTTGCGATTGTGTGCTGCTATGAAAAAGGTGGTGCAGATGGACAACAAGTGAAGTCTCAGAAAATAGAAGTATCTAGGAAAAAAGAAGGTTCCGAAAGCCGAGAGAAGaacaaaattgttttctttgaggGTTGCAATCTTGCATTTGACTTGGAGGACTTGTTGAGAGCATCTGCTGAGGTGCTTGGAAAGGGCACGTTTGGGACAGTTTATAAGGCTGCTCTAGAAGATGCAACAACGGTGGCAGTGAAGAGGTTGAAGGATGTCACGGTCGGAAAACGTGAGTTTGAACAGCAGATGGAGATGGTGGGGTGCATTAGGCACGACAATGTGGCTTCACTGAGGGCATATTACTATTCAAAGGAGGAGAAACTTATGGTATATGATTACTACGAACAGGGCAGTGTCTCTTCAATGTTGCATG GCAAAAGAGGGGGAGGCAGAATTTCATTAGACTGGGACAGCcgtttgaaaataacaattggTGTAGCAAGAGGCATTGCTCACATCCATGCTCAACATGGAGGGAAACTAGTCCATGGAAACATAAAGGCATCAAACATCTTCCTCAACTCCCAAGGATACGGTTGTCTATCCGACATTGGTCTTGCAACATTGATGAATCCAGCATTGAGGGCAACAGGATACCGTGCACCGGAAGCAACTGACACACGAAAAACATTGCCAGCATCCGATGTCTACAGCTTCGGGGTGCTTCTGCTTGAACTTCTAACAGGGAGGTCTCCCTTACATGCCAAGGGAGGTGATGAAGTTGTCCAATTGGTTAGGTGGGTGAATTCTGTAGTTAGAGAGGAGTGGACTGCAGAGGTGTTTGATGTGGATTTACAAAGGTACCCAAATATTGAGGAGGAAATGGTTGAGATGCTACAAATTGGAATGGCATGTGTTGTGAGAACACCAGATCAGAGGCCAAAAATTGGTGAGGTGGTGAGAATGGTTGAAGAAATTCGTAGACTAATAAACACTGAAAATAGATCATCCACTGAGTCTAGATCAGAAGGTTCCACTCCAATCCCTCATGCAATTGAGACACCTTCTACATCTTTTGCACATTGA